The following proteins are encoded in a genomic region of Nicotiana sylvestris chromosome 4, ASM39365v2, whole genome shotgun sequence:
- the LOC138889669 gene encoding uncharacterized protein: protein MHALRSSSSEEERSSASKLERGDNIAEVVEKSLAQLTLYNTKSQLTQTNDEVLSVGSTPISPHDMFQTEFNLWEGLGYSSLSAIIMETMMTNTSTIEEQLANLTKAIDGLTKYAQDQDVCIAKLTGIVESMMDGESSHALGKLPEVHEKADPPIKQVSSAKELHFGSTGNPKQHVAHFVETCNNAGTYGDYLVKQFVRSLIWNAFDWYTGLEAGSIDSWDQLEQEFLNRVYSTRHTVSMVELTNTHQRKDEPVIDFINRWRNASLNCKDRLSEASSIEMCIQGMHWGLHYILQGIKPRTFEELATRAHDMELSMASAGNEGLPIYEPRKGRDKQEVKKWSKFVPKNESKEYMNVNASPLKFTTKVSKKQSMKTTSSQDNANQKLTLKEMQEKEYPFLDSDVPAIFEELLELKLIELPEMKRPDEAGKSNDPNYCKYHRLVGHPLEKCFVFKDKVMDLARQKKIELEDKKASINHVSTTFGSFNPIEICTCEGNEDEELLEDDKV from the exons ATGCATGCTTTGAGATCTTCATCATCCGAAGAAGAAAGGTCCTCTGCTAGCAAGTTAGAGAGAGGAGATAATATTGCAGAAGTTGTGGAGAAATCTCTTGCTCAACTTACTTTATACAATACCAAGAGTCAGCTTACCCAAACTAATGATGAAGTCTTAAGTGTTGGCTCCACGCCAATCTCGCCACATGACATGTTCCAAACTGAGTTCAATCTGTGGGAAGGTCTCGGTTATTCTTCATTATCTGCAATAATCATGGAGACAATGATGACTAACACTTCGACAATAGAGGAGCAACTCGCAAACCTGACAAAGGCGATTGATGGCTTAACAAAGTATGCTCAAGATCAAGATGTTTGTATCGCAAAATTGACAGGCATAGTTGAAAGCATGATGGATGGAGAATCAAGTCATGCACTTGGAAAGCTTCCTGAAGTCCACGAGAAGGCTGATCCTCCAATAAAACAAGTGTCATCCGCCAAAGAACTTCAT TTCGGCAGCACGGGAAATCCAAAGCAACATGTCGCGCACTTTGTTGAGACATGCAACAATGcagggacttatggagattaccttgTCAAGCAGTTTGTTCGCTCACTAATATGGAATGCTTTTGATTGGTACACTGGCCTCGAGGCTGGATCCATTGATAGTTGGGACCAATTGGAGCAAGAGTTTCTCAATCGCGTTTATAGCACGAGGCATACTGTGAGCATGGTGGAACTTACGAACACTCACCAACGAAAAGATGAACCAGTTATTGACTTTATCAATCgatggaggaatgcaagccttaACTGCAAAGATAGGCTAAGCGAAGCTTCtagcatagagatgtgcatccaaggaaTGCATTGGGGACTTCATTACATCTTGCAAGGAATTAAGCCCAggacatttgaagaacttgccaCCCGCGCTCATGATATGGAGTTGAGCATGGCTTCTGCGGGAAATGAAGGGCTACCCATCTACGAACCTCGCAAGGGAAGGGATAAGCAAGAAGTCAAGAAATGGAGCAAGTTCGTACCCAAGAATGAAAGCAAAGAATACATGAACGTCAATGCCTCTCCTTTGAAGTTTACTACCAAGGTGAGCAAGAAACAGAGTATGAAAACAACTTCCTCTCAAGATAATGCAAATCAGAAGTTGACTCTCAAAGAGATGCAAGAAAAGGAGTACCCATTTCTAGACTCTGATGTGCCTGCAATAtttgaagaactcctcgagttaaagcTTATTGAGCTGCCAGAGATGAAGCGACCAGATGAAGCTGGAAAAAGCAATGACCCAAATTATTGCAAATACCATCGGCTTGTAGGTCATCCTCTTGAGAAGTGCTTTGTTTTCAAGGATAAAGTTATGGATTTGGCTCGTCAAAAGAAGATCGAGCTCGAAGACAAAAAGGCAAGCATAAACCATGTGTCCACTACCTTTGGCTCATTCAATCCGATTGAGATATGCACTTGTGAAGGGAATGAAGATGAAGAATTGTTGGAGGATGACAAAGTCTGA